A single region of the Anopheles funestus chromosome X, idAnoFuneDA-416_04, whole genome shotgun sequence genome encodes:
- the LOC125767591 gene encoding contactin isoform X2, whose protein sequence is MAPLFNPFLRIVLIGTVLQLVAGQQGSGLLRSGNNPFYDEPDDYLLQQQRTPNNVDDIFLRTGDLRSAEDYFCPEHWTAFRGTCLRVHKSPRKSWYAAQKICQAYQGELLSVDTIEKHSFVVKLLDRDVSKLNRYYVSARQVSPGNWVNADKSQLIAIEDAINYELLTSDTNEEFQSYFEGANVRNTIEQEDSDDPRRFYQSDRYRNRNYLVLGFNMHKEKWQFYPVTGEEQYLFICESRTLYSADNLNTMLEDRRQFDYGLEQTDVERIPRGPYFIRQPVDTTYDTGKASITRDVTLSCLAGGYPTPRYSWYKEEYVKDNLTVIQIDPLRNARHTVSGGNLIIHRPSQNLDQGTYHCTAQNSYGKVISESVQLNFGYILEFNLQRAPEKGEENWGKALVCEEPQHYPDVKFYWSRNYFPNFVYEDQRVFVSHDGSLYFSSLEVMDRANYSCTVMSTVSDTGRNGPFFELSVSPSPHYQDLIFANSFPKAFPKVPLAGKDVRLECMTYGYPVASYNWTRRNGNLPRMSRLENYNRVLLIQNATVNDNGEYLCNARNGKKSITQSIFLNVQMEPNFTIPLRDRTKDFQSTVSFLCEAYAMPDVNYTWYKNGELMEEDGGGGRLNRDKYTVQDNLLKINYLDPEEDNGMYQCKATNQLKGVYSAAQLRVLSMKPSFKKHPLESEIYSIANGNTTIRCEPEAAPTPKIVWKKDGNVIGSGGHRKIYPTGTLHIAPTSRDDEGTYTCIASNTQGMAESKARLIVLQELRFIEQLPPKQIKQIGEMLFMRCDVTYDQLLDVAFVWTHNGQVLTGYDDEDEQRRHQQPIGPAPDGARIRIHYNTLEVHNLTLVDGGEYECVAKSSVNRIVSRATVLIQGPPGAPGAVKVIDIKKTEALLEWTNGNDNGRPILYYNILGRTNWNRTWANVSMHVIAQEADRYNGRRQATVTNLTPWCEYEFAVVAVNDLGLGTPSLPSPKHSTNKDRPYIAPRNVGGGGGKIGDLTITWDPLQPNEQNSINVHYRVFYRLHGQREWASEELQRQGNTGKAVIHVPTDKYFTRYEVKVQAVNDLGAGPISEPVEIFSAEDMPQVAPQQTIARSFNSTALNVTWVPVSQTRETIRGKLIGHRLKYWKKEHNEEDSVYYLSRTTRPWALIVGLEPDTYYFVKVMAYNAAGEGPESERYLERTYRKAPQKPPSSVQIFGINPSTIKVTWRYIAPSQDEEPVQGYKIRIWEMDQDMSSANDTVVLVGRKLEKYIDNLTPGKSYNLRVLAYSNGGDGRMSSPPIQFKMGK, encoded by the exons ATGGCACCTTTGTTTAACCCATTTTTACGGATCGTACTGATCGGTACCGTGCTGCAGCTGGTAGCTGGCCAGCAGGGAAGCGGTTTGCTGCGCAGCGGAAACAATCCCTTCTACGACGAACCTGACGATTACCTGCTGCAACAGCAGCGCACGCCCAACAACGTTGACGATATCTTTCTGCGGACGGGCGATCTGCGCAGTGCGGAGGATTACTTCTGCCCGGAGCACTGGACCGCATTCCGTGGCACCTGTCTGCGGGTGCACAAGTCACCGCGCAAGAGCTGGTACGCAGCGCAAAAGATCTGCCAGGCGTACCAGGGCGAGCTGCTGAGCGTCGATACGATCGAGAAGCATTCGTTCGTGGTGAAGCTGCTCGATCGGGACGTGAGCAAGCTGAATCGGTATTACGTATCGGCGCGCCAAGTTTCACCAGGCAACTGGGTGAACGCGGACAAAAGCCAACTGATCGCGATCGAGGATGCGATCAACTACGAGCTGCTTACCTCAGACACGAACGAAGAGTTTCAGTCGTACTTCGAGGGTGCGAACGTGCGGAACACGATTGAGCAGGAAGATTCGGACGATCCGAGACGGTTCTATCAGTCGGATCGATACCGCAACCGTAACTATCTCGTGCTCGGCTTTAACATGCACAAGGAGAAATGGCAGTTCTATCCGGTGACGGGCGAGGAGCAGTACCTGTTCATCTGCGAGTCCCGCACACTGTACAGTGCGGACAATCTGAACACGATGCTTGAAGATCGGCGCCAGTTTGACTATGGGCTGGAACAAACCGATGTGGAACGTATTCCACGCGGACCGTACTTTATTCGGCAGCCGGTTGACACGACGTACGATACGGGCAAGGCAAGCATTACACGTGACGTCACACTAAGCTGTCTGGCGGGAGGGTATCCTACGCCCCGCTACAGCTGGTACAAGGAGGAGTACGTAAAGGACAATCTCACCGTCATTCAAATCGATCCACTACGAAACGCACGACACACCGTTAGCGGTGGTAATCTCATCATACACCGACCGTCCCAAAATTTGGATCAGGGCACGTATCACTGTACCGCCCAGAACAGCTACGGCAAGGTGATCTCCGAAAGTGTACAGCTTAACTTTGGCTACATACTCGAGTTCAATCTACAGCGCGCGCCAGAAAAGGGTGAGGAAAATTGGGGCAAAGCGTTAGTTTGCGAAGAACCGCAGCATTATCCGGACGTAAAGTTTTACTGGTCGCGCAATTACTTCCCGAACTTTGTCTACGAAGATCAGCGCGTCTTTGTCAGCCACGATGGTTCGCTGTACTTCAGCTCGCTCGAGGTGATGGATCGGGCGAATTATTCCTGCACGGTAATGAGCACGGTTAGCGATACGGGCCGAAATGGGCCATTTTTCGAACTGTCTGTATCGCCCTCCCCGCACTATCAGGATCTTATCTTTGCCAACTCGTTCCCGAAAGCGTTCCCGAAGGTACCGCTCGCTGGGAAGGATGTGCGGCTAGAATGTATGACGTACGGGTATCCGGTCGCATCGTACAACTGGACGCGCCGGAACGGTAATCTACCCCGGATGTCACGGTTGGAGAATTACAATCGTGTACTGCTCATACAGAACGCCACCGTGAACGATAATGGCGAGTATCTGTGTAATGCACGGAACGGGAAGAAATCAATCACACAGAGCATCTTTCTGAACGTGCAGATGGAACCGAATTTTACGATACCGTTGCGTGACCGTACCAAAGACTTCCAAAGTACGGTATCGTTCCTGTGCGAGGCGTACGCAATGCCGGACGTTAACTATACCTGGTACAAAAATGGCGAACTGATGGAGgaagatggtggtggtggacggCTCAATCGGGACAAGTACACGGTGCAGGACAATCTGCTGAAGATCAACTATCTCGACCCGGAGGAGGATAATGGCATGTACCAGTGTAAGGCGACTAACCAGCTGAAAGGCGTCTACTCGGCGGCACAGCTGCGCGTACTCAGCATGAAACCATCGTTCAAGAAGCATCCGCTCGAGTCGGAAATTTACAGCATTGCGAACGGTAATACGACCATCCGTTGTGAGCCGGAAGCTGCCCCTACACCGAAGATTGTGTGGAAGAAGGATGGTAATGTGATCGGTAGTGGTGGGCACCGGAAAATATATCCGACCGGTACGCTACACATCGCGCCGACGTCCCGTGACGATGAGGGTACGTACACCTGTATCGCATCGAACACGCAGGGTATGGCGGAATCGAAGGCACGGTTGATAGTGCTGCAGGAGTTACGCTTTATCGAGCAGCTGCCACCGAAACAGATCAAACAGATCGGTGAGATGCTGTTTATGCGATGTGACGTCACGTACGATCAGTTGCTAGACGTTGCGTTCGTCTGGACACATAACGGCCAGGTGCTGACCGGGTACGACGATGAGGATGAGCAGCGACGCCATCAGCAACCGATTGGACCGGCACCGGACGGTGCACGCATTCGCATCCACTACAACACGCTCGAGGTGCACAATCTCACCCTGGTGGATGGTGGCGAGTACGAATGTGTTGCAAAATCTTCCGTCAACCGTATCGTATCGAGAGCGACCGTACTCATACAGGGACCGCCCGGTGCACCGGGTGCGGTGAAGGTGATTGACATTAAGAAAACGGAAGCCCTGCTCGAATGGACGAACGGTAATGATAATGGGCGGCCGATCCTTTACTACAACATACTGGGCCGTACAAATTGGAACCGAACGTGGGCGAACGTGTCGATGCACGTGATAGCACAGGAAGCGGATCGATACAATGGCCGCCGGCAGGCAACCGTCACCAATCTGACACCCTGGTGCGAGTACGAGTTTGCGGTCGTTGCCGTTAACGATCTTGGTCTCGGTACGCCCAGCCTACCCTCACCGAAGCATAGCACAAACAAGGACCGGCCGTACATTGCGCCCCGCAATGtgggtggtggaggtggtaaGATCGGTGATCTTACCATCACCTGGGATCCGCTGCAGCCGAATGAGCAGAACAGCATCAACGTGCACTACCGTGTGTTCTATCGTCTGCACGGACAGCGCGAATGGGCCAGCGAAGAACTGCAACGGCAGGGCAACACCGGGAAGGCGGTCATACACGTGCCGACCGACAAGTACTTCACACGGTACGAGGTAAAGGTACAGGCGGTGAACGATCTCGGTGCCGGACCGATAAGCGAACCGGTGGAAATCTTCTCCGCGGAGGATATGCCACAGGTGGCACCGCAGCAAACGATCGCACGCAGCTTCAACTCGACCGCACTGAACGTTACGTGGGTACCGGTTTCGCAAACGCGCGAAACCATCCGTGGCAAGCTGATTGGACATCGG CTCAAATACTGGAAGAAGGAACACAACGAAGAAGATTCGGTTTACTATCTGTCACGCACCACCCGACCATGGGCGCTCATTGTCGGTCTCGAGCCGGACACGTACTACTTTGTCAAGGTGATGGCGTACAATGCCGCTGGCGAAGGACCGGAAAGTGAACGCTACCTCGAGCGTACCTATCGTAAGGCGCCACAGAAACCACCCTCATCGGTACAGATATTCGGCATTAATCCGTCAACGATCAAGGTGACCTGGCGCTATATCGCACCGTCACAGGATGAGGAACCGGTGCAAGGTTATAAGATACGCATCTGGGAGATGGATCAGGATATGTCTAGCGCGAACGATACGGTCGTGCTGGTCGGCCGCAAGCTGGAGAAGTATATCGACAATCTTACGCCTG GCAAATCCTACAATCTACGTGTTCTCGCATACAGCAATGGAGGAGATGGTCGCATGTCCAGCCCGCCGATCCAATTCAAGATGGGTAAATaa
- the LOC125767591 gene encoding contactin isoform X1 — protein MAPLFNPFLRIVLIGTVLQLVAGQQGSGLLRSGNNPFYDEPDDYLLQQQRTPNNVDDIFLRTGDLRSAEDYFCPEHWTAFRGTCLRVHKSPRKSWYAAQKICQAYQGELLSVDTIEKHSFVVKLLDRDVSKLNRYYVSARQVSPGNWVNADKSQLIAIEDAINYELLTSDTNEEFQSYFEGANVRNTIEQEDSDDPRRFYQSDRYRNRNYLVLGFNMHKEKWQFYPVTGEEQYLFICESRTLYSADNLNTMLEDRRQFDYGLEQTDVERIPRGPYFIRQPVDTTYDTGKASITRDVTLSCLAGGYPTPRYSWYKEEYVKDNLTVIQIDPLRNARHTVSGGNLIIHRPSQNLDQGTYHCTAQNSYGKVISESVQLNFGYILEFNLQRAPEKGEENWGKALVCEEPQHYPDVKFYWSRNYFPNFVYEDQRVFVSHDGSLYFSSLEVMDRANYSCTVMSTVSDTGRNGPFFELSVSPSPHYQDLIFANSFPKAFPKVPLAGKDVRLECMTYGYPVASYNWTRRNGNLPRMSRLENYNRVLLIQNATVNDNGEYLCNARNGKKSITQSIFLNVQMEPNFTIPLRDRTKDFQSTVSFLCEAYAMPDVNYTWYKNGELMEEDGGGGRLNRDKYTVQDNLLKINYLDPEEDNGMYQCKATNQLKGVYSAAQLRVLSMKPSFKKHPLESEIYSIANGNTTIRCEPEAAPTPKIVWKKDGNVIGSGGHRKIYPTGTLHIAPTSRDDEGTYTCIASNTQGMAESKARLIVLQELRFIEQLPPKQIKQIGEMLFMRCDVTYDQLLDVAFVWTHNGQVLTGYDDEDEQRRHQQPIGPAPDGARIRIHYNTLEVHNLTLVDGGEYECVAKSSVNRIVSRATVLIQGPPGAPGAVKVIDIKKTEALLEWTNGNDNGRPILYYNILGRTNWNRTWANVSMHVIAQEADRYNGRRQATVTNLTPWCEYEFAVVAVNDLGLGTPSLPSPKHSTNKDRPYIAPRNVGGGGGKIGDLTITWDPLQPNEQNSINVHYRVFYRLHGQREWASEELQRQGNTGKAVIHVPTDKYFTRYEVKVQAVNDLGAGPISEPVEIFSAEDMPQVAPQQTIARSFNSTALNVTWVPVSQTRETIRGKLIGHRLKYWKKEHNEEDSVYYLSRTTRPWALIVGLEPDTYYFVKVMAYNAAGEGPESERYLERTYRKAPQKPPSSVQIFGINPSTIKVTWRYIAPSQDEEPVQGYKIRIWEMDQDMSSANDTVVLVGRKLEKYIDNLTPGKSYNLRVLAYSNGGDGRMSSPPIQFKMGITQTPLNSATNLSVSIVTLIALLGALLCLP, from the exons ATGGCACCTTTGTTTAACCCATTTTTACGGATCGTACTGATCGGTACCGTGCTGCAGCTGGTAGCTGGCCAGCAGGGAAGCGGTTTGCTGCGCAGCGGAAACAATCCCTTCTACGACGAACCTGACGATTACCTGCTGCAACAGCAGCGCACGCCCAACAACGTTGACGATATCTTTCTGCGGACGGGCGATCTGCGCAGTGCGGAGGATTACTTCTGCCCGGAGCACTGGACCGCATTCCGTGGCACCTGTCTGCGGGTGCACAAGTCACCGCGCAAGAGCTGGTACGCAGCGCAAAAGATCTGCCAGGCGTACCAGGGCGAGCTGCTGAGCGTCGATACGATCGAGAAGCATTCGTTCGTGGTGAAGCTGCTCGATCGGGACGTGAGCAAGCTGAATCGGTATTACGTATCGGCGCGCCAAGTTTCACCAGGCAACTGGGTGAACGCGGACAAAAGCCAACTGATCGCGATCGAGGATGCGATCAACTACGAGCTGCTTACCTCAGACACGAACGAAGAGTTTCAGTCGTACTTCGAGGGTGCGAACGTGCGGAACACGATTGAGCAGGAAGATTCGGACGATCCGAGACGGTTCTATCAGTCGGATCGATACCGCAACCGTAACTATCTCGTGCTCGGCTTTAACATGCACAAGGAGAAATGGCAGTTCTATCCGGTGACGGGCGAGGAGCAGTACCTGTTCATCTGCGAGTCCCGCACACTGTACAGTGCGGACAATCTGAACACGATGCTTGAAGATCGGCGCCAGTTTGACTATGGGCTGGAACAAACCGATGTGGAACGTATTCCACGCGGACCGTACTTTATTCGGCAGCCGGTTGACACGACGTACGATACGGGCAAGGCAAGCATTACACGTGACGTCACACTAAGCTGTCTGGCGGGAGGGTATCCTACGCCCCGCTACAGCTGGTACAAGGAGGAGTACGTAAAGGACAATCTCACCGTCATTCAAATCGATCCACTACGAAACGCACGACACACCGTTAGCGGTGGTAATCTCATCATACACCGACCGTCCCAAAATTTGGATCAGGGCACGTATCACTGTACCGCCCAGAACAGCTACGGCAAGGTGATCTCCGAAAGTGTACAGCTTAACTTTGGCTACATACTCGAGTTCAATCTACAGCGCGCGCCAGAAAAGGGTGAGGAAAATTGGGGCAAAGCGTTAGTTTGCGAAGAACCGCAGCATTATCCGGACGTAAAGTTTTACTGGTCGCGCAATTACTTCCCGAACTTTGTCTACGAAGATCAGCGCGTCTTTGTCAGCCACGATGGTTCGCTGTACTTCAGCTCGCTCGAGGTGATGGATCGGGCGAATTATTCCTGCACGGTAATGAGCACGGTTAGCGATACGGGCCGAAATGGGCCATTTTTCGAACTGTCTGTATCGCCCTCCCCGCACTATCAGGATCTTATCTTTGCCAACTCGTTCCCGAAAGCGTTCCCGAAGGTACCGCTCGCTGGGAAGGATGTGCGGCTAGAATGTATGACGTACGGGTATCCGGTCGCATCGTACAACTGGACGCGCCGGAACGGTAATCTACCCCGGATGTCACGGTTGGAGAATTACAATCGTGTACTGCTCATACAGAACGCCACCGTGAACGATAATGGCGAGTATCTGTGTAATGCACGGAACGGGAAGAAATCAATCACACAGAGCATCTTTCTGAACGTGCAGATGGAACCGAATTTTACGATACCGTTGCGTGACCGTACCAAAGACTTCCAAAGTACGGTATCGTTCCTGTGCGAGGCGTACGCAATGCCGGACGTTAACTATACCTGGTACAAAAATGGCGAACTGATGGAGgaagatggtggtggtggacggCTCAATCGGGACAAGTACACGGTGCAGGACAATCTGCTGAAGATCAACTATCTCGACCCGGAGGAGGATAATGGCATGTACCAGTGTAAGGCGACTAACCAGCTGAAAGGCGTCTACTCGGCGGCACAGCTGCGCGTACTCAGCATGAAACCATCGTTCAAGAAGCATCCGCTCGAGTCGGAAATTTACAGCATTGCGAACGGTAATACGACCATCCGTTGTGAGCCGGAAGCTGCCCCTACACCGAAGATTGTGTGGAAGAAGGATGGTAATGTGATCGGTAGTGGTGGGCACCGGAAAATATATCCGACCGGTACGCTACACATCGCGCCGACGTCCCGTGACGATGAGGGTACGTACACCTGTATCGCATCGAACACGCAGGGTATGGCGGAATCGAAGGCACGGTTGATAGTGCTGCAGGAGTTACGCTTTATCGAGCAGCTGCCACCGAAACAGATCAAACAGATCGGTGAGATGCTGTTTATGCGATGTGACGTCACGTACGATCAGTTGCTAGACGTTGCGTTCGTCTGGACACATAACGGCCAGGTGCTGACCGGGTACGACGATGAGGATGAGCAGCGACGCCATCAGCAACCGATTGGACCGGCACCGGACGGTGCACGCATTCGCATCCACTACAACACGCTCGAGGTGCACAATCTCACCCTGGTGGATGGTGGCGAGTACGAATGTGTTGCAAAATCTTCCGTCAACCGTATCGTATCGAGAGCGACCGTACTCATACAGGGACCGCCCGGTGCACCGGGTGCGGTGAAGGTGATTGACATTAAGAAAACGGAAGCCCTGCTCGAATGGACGAACGGTAATGATAATGGGCGGCCGATCCTTTACTACAACATACTGGGCCGTACAAATTGGAACCGAACGTGGGCGAACGTGTCGATGCACGTGATAGCACAGGAAGCGGATCGATACAATGGCCGCCGGCAGGCAACCGTCACCAATCTGACACCCTGGTGCGAGTACGAGTTTGCGGTCGTTGCCGTTAACGATCTTGGTCTCGGTACGCCCAGCCTACCCTCACCGAAGCATAGCACAAACAAGGACCGGCCGTACATTGCGCCCCGCAATGtgggtggtggaggtggtaaGATCGGTGATCTTACCATCACCTGGGATCCGCTGCAGCCGAATGAGCAGAACAGCATCAACGTGCACTACCGTGTGTTCTATCGTCTGCACGGACAGCGCGAATGGGCCAGCGAAGAACTGCAACGGCAGGGCAACACCGGGAAGGCGGTCATACACGTGCCGACCGACAAGTACTTCACACGGTACGAGGTAAAGGTACAGGCGGTGAACGATCTCGGTGCCGGACCGATAAGCGAACCGGTGGAAATCTTCTCCGCGGAGGATATGCCACAGGTGGCACCGCAGCAAACGATCGCACGCAGCTTCAACTCGACCGCACTGAACGTTACGTGGGTACCGGTTTCGCAAACGCGCGAAACCATCCGTGGCAAGCTGATTGGACATCGG CTCAAATACTGGAAGAAGGAACACAACGAAGAAGATTCGGTTTACTATCTGTCACGCACCACCCGACCATGGGCGCTCATTGTCGGTCTCGAGCCGGACACGTACTACTTTGTCAAGGTGATGGCGTACAATGCCGCTGGCGAAGGACCGGAAAGTGAACGCTACCTCGAGCGTACCTATCGTAAGGCGCCACAGAAACCACCCTCATCGGTACAGATATTCGGCATTAATCCGTCAACGATCAAGGTGACCTGGCGCTATATCGCACCGTCACAGGATGAGGAACCGGTGCAAGGTTATAAGATACGCATCTGGGAGATGGATCAGGATATGTCTAGCGCGAACGATACGGTCGTGCTGGTCGGCCGCAAGCTGGAGAAGTATATCGACAATCTTACGCCTG GCAAATCCTACAATCTACGTGTTCTCGCATACAGCAATGGAGGAGATGGTCGCATGTCCAGCCCGCCGATCCAATTCAAGATGG gCATTACACAAACGCCTCTGAACAGTGCCACCAATCTGTCCGTTTCGATCGTTACGCTGATCGCACTGTTGGGCGCATTGTTGTGTCTCCCGTAG
- the LOC125771965 gene encoding dnaJ homolog subfamily A member 1-like has protein sequence MVFETAFYDILGVQPNSTPEELKKAYRKLALKYHPDKNPNEGEKFKQISMAYEVLSDPEKKAIYDAGGENAIKQGSGGGGGFHSPMDIFHMFFNGGFTGRKSERKSSNLIHTLGVTLEELYTGTKRKLVLQKNVICETCEGIGGKRGASQKCAPCRGTGVITKVQKIAPGLVQQCEERCRNCRGLGETIDDKDRCKECNGRKTVRVRKLLEVEVFQGMMDEQRIVLQGEGDQEPDHRPGDIVLVLEEKPHAVFKRNGQDLLAHVELQLSEALCGFRKVIKTLDGRDIVIQTYPGEVVKNFSTKCVMGEGMPSLNVPTEKGRLIIQFVVTFPDSLPPEIVPEIRKCLPNLPPEPIPEDCEEVEMIELTEEQYQMMNDDDEDSQDSGRLPGHGGERAHMQACNSS, from the exons ATGGTATTCGAAACGGCATTTTACGACATTCTGGGCGTACAGCCCAACAGCACACCGGAAGAGCTAAAGAAAGCGTACCGAAAGCTGGCACTCAAGTACCATCCGGACAAGAACCCAAATGAAGGAGAAAAGTTTAAACAAATCTCGATGGCGTACGAGGTGTTATCCGATCCGGAGAAAAAAGCCATCTATGATGCAGGCGGTGAGAATGCTATCAAGCAGGGATCCGGTGGGGGCGGTGGCTTCCACAGTCCGATGGATATTTTCCACATGTTCTTTAACGGAGGCTTTACCGGACG taaaaGCGAGCGAAAGTCGTCGAATTTAATCCATACGCTAGGCGTTACCCTGGAGGAGCTATACACTGGAACAAAGCGTAAGCTGGTGCTACAGAAGAACGTTATTTGCGAAACATGCGAGGGTATCGGTGGCAAGCGGGGTGCATCGCAGAAATGTGCACCGTGCCGGGGGACGGGTGTGATAACGAAGGTGCAAAAAATCGCCCCCGGGTTGGTGCAGCAGTGCGAGGAACGGTGCCGAAACTGTCGCGGTCTGGGCGAAACGATCGATGACAAGGATCGCTGCAAAGAGTGCAACGGGCGCAAAACGGTACGGGTGCGCAAACTGCTCGAGGTGGAAGTGTTCCAGGGCATGATGGACGAGCAGCGGATCGTGCTGCAGGGCGAAGGTGATCAGGAACCGGACCACCGGCCCGGCGACATTGTCCTGGTGCTGGAGGAAAAACCGCACGCGGTATTTAAGCGCAACGGACAGGATCTGTTAGCGCACGTGGAGCTGCAACTGTCCGAAGCGTTGTGTGGATTCCGGAAGGTAATTAAAACGCTCGATGGGCGTGATATTGTCATCCAGACGTATCCGGGCGAGGTGGTGAAGAATTTCTCAACCAAGTGCGTGATGGGTGAGGGTATGCCATCGTTAAACGTTCCGACGGAGAAAGGACGGCTGATCATACAGTTCGTCGTCACGTTTCCGGATTCCCTGCCGCCGGAGATAGTGCCTGAAATTCGCAAGTGTCTTCCAAACCTACCGCCGGAACCGATTCCCGAAGACTGCGAGGAAGTCGAAATG ATCGAGTTAACAGAGGAACAATACCAAATGATgaacgatgacgatgaggatAGTCAGGATTCGGGCCGATTGCCAGGCCACGGAGGCGAACGAGCGCACATGCAGGCTTGCAACTCGAGTTAA